Below is a window of Camelina sativa cultivar DH55 chromosome 11, Cs, whole genome shotgun sequence DNA.
TATGAAATGTACATATGGTTCCAAATTGTGAATTCTCtacctcttttttctttctcccaatCTCCTTTACTTACTCTACCTATTGAAAATGTCAACATCGGCAATAAAATCTAGCGCGTGGGTTTTGGAACTCCCATGCATTTAACTCATCAGAAACAAATGttctaaaaaatacaaaaaaaaaaaattaaaaattatgatgaaataataatactacaaaaaaaaaaagcaaaagaaacacaTCACGAGACAGTACTTTGTGATGTAAGCAACCACATACACCActcccttcttctcctcctcctccccattatttgtccttttcttttcctttcctcaataattctcttcttctattcttttattaaattttccCCTAAATTTTATCAtgattcccttttttttttgtttttgttctttaaaaaaacttacttactttttgattctttctatatatacaaatacaaaatctcctcttcttcttgaaaaAGCTCTttacgttttctctctttctctctagtTTTTTGCTATGATGCAAGAATTAGGCTTAGAACGCTTCTCAAACGACGACGTCCTTCGCTTAGACATCACACCTCCTTCTCAAACCTCGTCTACCTCTCTCTCCATCGACGAAGAGGAATCAACTGAAGCCAAGATCCGACGGCTGATATCTGAGCATCCTGTGATCATCTTCAGTAGATCTTCATGTTGCATGTGCCACGTCATGAAAAGACTCTTGGCAACGATCGGCGTCGTCCCCACCGTCATCGAGCTTGATGATCACGAGGTTTCCTCTCTCCCTACGGCTCTAGAAGAAGAATATTCCGGCGGTGGGTCCGTCGTTGTTCCTCCGCCGGCGGTTTTTATTGGCCGTGAGTGTATCGGAGGCCTCGAGTCCCTTGTTGCCCTTCACCTAAGTGGTCATCTGGTTCCTAAGCTTGTCCAAGTTGGAGCTCTTTGGGTATGATTGTaatattttcatcttcttcgtcttatTACTTGTCCCAATTTGAATAGGCTTTTGCAGtatcaaaaagaacaaaaaattagggtttctcttCAATTGCTCATGAAAAGCCTAATTCTGATTATCATCAGATGATCATAATTAAATACCCATGTAGAAAATgaattatgaataataattaaagatgTGTAAGTAGTGAGTTTTATATAATTTGCTTCttcgttttctctctctctcttttgataaTAAAGTATGAATCCATCAACCTCATTAATTATGAATCGGATTTGATTAGGACTATACTAAACTGTGATCTAGTTGTATATCTAATGATTGAACCTTATTAATTCGTTCCTTTTTACAATATTTGACTGAGATATTCCAATCATAAGTTTATTGGTAAAGTGATCATCTACCATTGGtaattgatatatatgatttggaTAGTTCTTATGAGTAGAGTGTTGTCTTTGGTAAAGACATGTTTTGTAATCAAATCTACGatgatttatgaaaaataattcaATTGTATGATGATATGAATTCGTTTGTATCGATTTCAAAGTTTAATTTGCAGAGCTATCTTTATTTATTCTNttaatttttcttcttcttcttatatatgaTCGATAGGATTTGGATAGTTCTTGTGAGTAGAGTATTGCATGTCTTTGGTAAAGATATGTTTTGTAATCAAATCTGTGATGATATGAAATATAATTCAATTCTATGATTATATGAATTCGTTTGTATCGATTTCAAAGTTAATTTGAAGCTATCtttatttattctaaaaataaagTAGAGAAATGAGGGAAGAAGATTCTACTATTATTTGTAAGGTCTCCGAGCTCTCGGCATCACGTTAATTTCCTATTCAAGGAaatattctctcttttaaaagaaaaagaaaaaattaaaacatgaaatagtattgcaaaatatatataaaagtcgTCATAGGACGTTGAAGATAACCTCAAGCTAAACACCCCAAAGAAATAGTATGGAGATCACTATCGTTAAG
It encodes the following:
- the LOC104721514 gene encoding glutaredoxin-C6, which produces MMQELGLERFSNDDVLRLDITPPSQTSSTSLSIDEEESTEAKIRRLISEHPVIIFSRSSCCMCHVMKRLLATIGVVPTVIELDDHEVSSLPTALEEEYSGGGSVVVPPPAVFIGRECIGGLESLVALHLSGHLVPKLVQVGALWV